A region from the Actinoplanes sp. OR16 genome encodes:
- a CDS encoding PHB depolymerase family esterase — protein sequence MARCAGVMAAVVTVLLTVGCGSSASPSPAPSALMPSTGSATVEIGGRQVTVFVPESYDPDRPAPLVVGLHGYGSDARELESYLRLIPEARSRGFVYVTPDGTAESGGERFWNATDACCAFSPPAPDDSLFLHDLIGTVLRTYRIDPDRVSVIGHSNGGAMALRMACDHADQIAAVVSLAGIGADDPARCRPSEPVSVLAIHGDADETIAIGGGEINGVPYPPAALTVARWVEADGCASPGRDGADIDLDAGLPGVDTSVHVWSEGCGGTSTVQAWTINGGAHIPQLGPGFTPAVLDFLL from the coding sequence ATGGCACGATGCGCCGGAGTCATGGCCGCGGTGGTGACCGTGCTGCTGACGGTCGGTTGTGGCTCGTCCGCGTCCCCGTCCCCGGCGCCGTCGGCCCTCATGCCGTCGACCGGTTCCGCAACGGTGGAGATCGGCGGGCGGCAGGTCACCGTGTTCGTGCCGGAGTCCTACGATCCGGACCGTCCCGCTCCTCTCGTCGTCGGCCTGCACGGCTACGGGTCCGACGCGCGGGAGCTGGAGTCGTACCTGCGGCTGATCCCCGAGGCGCGGTCGCGGGGATTCGTCTACGTCACCCCGGACGGGACGGCCGAGAGCGGCGGCGAGCGGTTCTGGAACGCCACCGACGCGTGCTGCGCGTTCTCCCCGCCCGCGCCCGATGACTCGCTCTTCCTGCATGACCTGATCGGCACGGTGCTCAGGACGTACCGGATAGATCCTGATCGTGTCTCTGTCATCGGCCATTCCAACGGCGGAGCCATGGCGTTGCGGATGGCCTGCGACCACGCCGACCAGATCGCGGCGGTGGTCTCGCTCGCCGGCATCGGCGCCGACGACCCCGCCCGTTGCCGCCCGTCGGAGCCGGTGAGCGTGCTCGCCATCCACGGCGACGCCGACGAGACCATCGCGATCGGCGGCGGCGAGATCAACGGCGTCCCCTATCCGCCGGCGGCTCTGACGGTCGCCCGATGGGTGGAGGCCGACGGGTGCGCCTCGCCGGGCCGCGACGGCGCCGACATCGACCTGGACGCCGGTCTGCCCGGTGTGGACACATCGGTGCACGTCTGGAGCGAGGGCTGCGGGGGTACGTCGACCGTCCAGGCGTGGACGATCAACGGAGGCGCGCACATCCCCCAGCTGGGACCGGGCTTCACCCCGGCCGTGCTGGACTTCCTGCTCTAG